One genomic region from Mycoplasmopsis meleagridis encodes:
- the dnaA gene encoding chromosomal replication initiator protein DnaA has protein sequence MNKIEETKYNNLHSNRLMKELKLLITDSFIFKNYFSKIKVAIIKDKYIYLLTNKNKKENIDVFNEYKNVFNEVINSLFPDHKYKFIWNEDVDKYKDKNINKEDNIITYLDIRKDHTFENYVEGKFNHEAIKICKMIINGEKNFNPVLIYGKSGLGKTHLLHATINQLLKDNVKVMYINPSIFVREVSSLLQENNQAKIKKMKKALDEIDILMFDDLQSLTVGNKRSTLNLLFTILDERINKQRVTIFTLDKPIDLLIEALDNRLYTRLAMGLQQEIKSPSQEELAKILISILKENNMNPENWDKDAISLITQNFASDVRNLIGGINKIKFHKSEIDSSYNSQYSLSIVKNILSSINKDQITVSPDKIIHFISKYYKINMNEIINKNREKNVVLARNIAIYIIREQLKLPLDKIGSIFGNRDHSTIINSIKNIEKQLKEVNNNLNQTIAEIKDSIYRLK, from the coding sequence ATGAACAAAATTGAGGAAACTAAATACAATAACTTACATAGTAATAGATTAATGAAAGAATTAAAATTATTAATTACTGATAGTTTTATTTTTAAAAATTACTTTTCTAAAATTAAAGTAGCAATAATAAAAGATAAATATATATATTTATTAACTAATAAAAATAAAAAAGAAAATATCGATGTTTTTAATGAATATAAAAATGTTTTTAATGAAGTAATAAATTCTCTTTTTCCAGACCATAAATATAAATTTATATGAAATGAAGATGTAGACAAATATAAAGATAAAAATATAAACAAAGAAGATAATATTATTACTTATTTAGATATTAGAAAGGACCATACCTTTGAAAATTATGTCGAAGGAAAATTTAATCATGAAGCAATTAAAATTTGCAAAATGATAATTAATGGAGAAAAAAATTTCAATCCTGTGTTAATTTATGGTAAATCAGGATTAGGAAAAACTCATCTATTGCATGCCACAATTAATCAGTTATTAAAAGATAATGTAAAAGTAATGTATATTAATCCTTCAATATTTGTTAGAGAAGTTTCTTCACTCTTGCAAGAAAATAATCAAGCAAAAATTAAAAAAATGAAAAAAGCTCTTGATGAAATTGATATTTTAATGTTTGATGATTTGCAATCATTAACAGTAGGTAACAAAAGATCAACATTAAATTTATTATTTACCATTTTAGACGAAAGAATTAATAAACAAAGAGTTACTATTTTTACACTTGATAAACCGATAGATTTACTCATCGAAGCATTGGATAATAGACTTTATACGCGTTTAGCAATGGGACTTCAACAAGAAATAAAAAGTCCTTCACAAGAAGAATTAGCAAAAATATTAATTAGTATTCTAAAAGAAAATAATATGAATCCAGAAAATTGGGATAAAGATGCTATTTCTCTCATTACACAAAATTTCGCTTCTGATGTGAGAAATTTAATTGGCGGAATTAATAAAATTAAATTTCACAAGAGCGAAATTGATAGTAGTTATAATTCGCAATATTCTTTATCTATTGTTAAAAATATTCTCTCTTCTATTAATAAAGATCAAATAACAGTTTCACCTGATAAAATAATTCATTTTATTAGTAAGTATTACAAAATAAATATGAATGAAATAATTAATAAAAATAGAGAAAAAAATGTTGTTCTAGCCAGAAATATAGCAATTTATATAATAAGAGAACAATTAAAATTACCTCTCGATAAAATAGGTTCTATATTTGGAAATAGGGATCATTCAACTATTATTAATTCAATAAAAAATATTGAAAAGCAGTTGAAAGAGGTAAATAATAATTTGAATCAAACAATAGCAGAAATAAAAGACAGTATTTATCGCTTGAAATAG